The Loxodonta africana isolate mLoxAfr1 chromosome 14, mLoxAfr1.hap2, whole genome shotgun sequence DNA window CCAAAGGTAGACAGTAGTAAATGGATTCGGACCTGGGCATTCGAACCCAGAATCTGCTTTGAGCCCCTCTACTTTTTTTGTCTACAGGGACAATGAGCCTCTGAGCTTCAGTCACCTCCACAGTGATTTTTTCAAACAGTACACTTTTGTTAATAGAAAACACCTCTTGTTCAAATGAAAGGATTTCACTGATGAGTCAACAAAAGTTTCACTTCTTAACCTGATCTCTCAATGACACAGATACTAGTTCTACTTCTGTCTTATTCTTCATAGGAGGTGGAACAATAATTATAATGAACAGTGAACAGTAAAATTAAGGTAACATTGATAAATGTCTATAAAAACCATAGACAGTCTTTCAATATTaccttaattttactttttcacaTTTAGAAGACTAAGCTAACCAAGTGGCATAGATTAGGCATACAGTTTGGCTTTCGAGGAAATTCTCACAGGGCCAGAGGTTGGCCCTCCTGTCCTGCCACATGTTCTATCTTGAGCTGGTAGCTTCCCTTTGGAGAGATAGCCCAGAAATTCCTCTTCCTGTTATACCTCAACTTTGGTCAGTTTTGTTTGTCCCTTGTCTTTCTGTGGTGCTCCTTGCTTTAAACATGCTAACAGTGCCTTAGTGCTCCACCCTCACACGCACCCCCACACACCTTTGTAGCGCTCTCGCTTGAGAAGCCTCAATTCTGGTCTCCTTGGAAAGGCACATCAGGTGTCTGGTTGAATGAGAATAGGCTCCTACTGAAGTGATCCTGAAGCTACAATTAAAAGGGCCTTTGGAGAATCCTAGTCAAGAAAACTTTCTGAATATCCAAATGCTTTAAAAAGAGGGGGTCcttcaaaagaattgaaagcaggaacgcaCCCTGgtcacaccaatgtttattgaagcactctcgatagccaaaaggtggaaacagccctaaatgtccatcaacagataaatggataaacaaaatgtggtatatacattcaAAGGAATATTACTTAGTCATAAATGAAggcctgacacatgctacaacatggatgaatcttgaaaacattatcctgagtgaaatgtcagtcacaaaaggacaaatgttatatgacctcacttatatgaagtTATCTACAATAGGCAATGTATAGAGACTGAAGCTTATTCATGGCTACCATGGGTGGGCAAGATGGAGAGTGAAAGGAAGACTCAACGCTTAGGGGACACTGACTTCCGTTGAGGGTGATGGTATAATTTAGGAATGGGTAAGGGTGACAGCTGGACAACATGaggaacataatgtcactgaactgtacacgtgaaaattgttaaaatgtcaaatgttttgttatgtatacatttactacaacaaaaataaaaaagagggccCTTGACAGTCCATCTTGTCAATCTCCTTTGCCAAGCAGCACCATGTTGAAACCTCCTCACTAGTGAGCTGCTTATTTTCTTAAAAACCTCCCCTGGTTGGTGCTCCACCCTCACTGTGCCACGGAACACACCAGCAATGGGAAACACAAGGGCACAGCCCACCACAGCTCTTCAGTTCAGTCTTTCTCATTCACTctgaaaatgtttcaacaaaatgGTTCCATTTTATTGCTAGTCACTATCTCACCCACAAGAGCCTCTAGGGTAGTGGGCTCATGTAAGGCCAGGGATCCTATGACCTAAGACTTTGGGGGCCCAGGACATAAACATCTGCCattactttttctcatttttaaggtGACCCATGCCTAGTTATTAAAAAATGGAGcatcaaaggaaaaagaaagactaCCCTTGCTCACTAAAAGGATCACGACCACGGATATTCTAGTGTTTCCTTAGACTTTAATAAATTGAGTTATGGGTTTTGTTTGCTTTGCCTAGTTGCAtctaactagttgccatcaagtccaccccaactcatggaggctctatgtgtcagagcagacctgtgctccacaagATTGTTAACGTTTTAGAATTACCATGAGTCTCTAGGCAaatctccaaccttctggttagccgtttgcagcctccccccacccccaagactCCTGCATCTTTCTAGTTTCACTTAAGTTCAATACCACAAGAAACTCCCAAGTTTTAACACCATCTTTATAAGCATACTTTTTTCATTTGCCATAGCTTGCTTCACCATGTCTTACTGTTGGAATCTGACATTGCTTATAGTTTTATATGCTTACATAtaatgctgtaattttttttttcattaaagcaGCATTGCATTGTGGTTACTAGGTTAGGTTTTGGAGTCATAAGCTACTTCTGTAGACTCACAACCTTGAAGCATTTCACACCTGCAAGTTAGGCCCTGATGTGGCTTCCTGATACTTTTCTAATCTGCAAAGGCAACATAAAGGTGATTATTCCGCTTGTTACGATGGTAAAGGCAGCGCCCAGGAGACAGAAGAGATCTGTTCCTAAGGCTGTCTTTAAGTGAAATCTGTAGGTAAGCTGGACCAGGTACACACagctcttatttagccttacttcagtgcaagaaaaggctccaaGCCCTcccaatgatttaaaagctgcaagtGAAGGTGAcagtgatgaagaatttgttgtgagcaGGGGCTGGAccaattgtttcaaagtgaggacaaATTTATATAATATTAAAGGGCAATTACGAGTTGTTCTTAAGTGGAACAACTTACTGTATAACCTGGGAACTTGCTGTGTATCCTTCAGAAAAGTGAGAGCTTATCTAGTGGTGAAGAGGACTGATTAAAGTGGCCTCTCTGAACCCCAGGAAGCAGTTACAGAGACTCTAAATATACCTTAGAAGTCTGAAAAGAATTGAAACAGGGAAGTGAACTCAGCAGTCGAGATTTTTATAAGGTTTAGAATTCAAAAGATCCAACAAAGATTACCATATTTATTTAAAGTAATACAATTGCAGCCCAAATAGTTCTTAAATTATACATTTCAGGTTTAACCAACTTCATAAAAATACTCTGAGGACAGCTGCATCCAGATTTCAATTGCATGATTACTTCTTTGCccattcttctctctcttttctttcccgAATAACTTCTTTCAGATACGGTTCAAGGTACAATTTATCCTGAAGAACAAATAATAGTATTACATGCCACCGTCACATATGAATATATCCCAAACACTCAGCAAGTCTTAAATACAAGAAACCCATCAAAATTATGCTTTTTATTTCCAGTTTATGAAGACATATTCTCATCGAGACTAAGGATTGTCTGCTTTCCTAAAATGTAAAAACCCACAAAAGATGTTGTAGTAAGTTGCTTTGCTAAGTTATGAAAGGAAAGTCTGCcagagaaaagaaagtgtacaGGCTTTGGTCTAGTTTATGCAGTTCAAAGGGTGAGGACTAAATGGGCTGATGACACGAACAACATGATCTTTTAATCTAAGGAACCAGAGTGTAAAGGGGAAAGCAGCAATGGCCTGGGGGGCTGAAGACCTGACTATAGTCTCGAAACTCTGTATTAGAGACTCACTAAGCGTTGTGGAAGCGTCACTTCACCTCAATTTGTTCATCTCTAAAATTGGGCTAACACTTGCTCTATTAACCTCTCCAGGCTGCCTGCTGTAAGGATATTTATCTCACAGAACTCTGTGAACTCTAAAGCTCTAGACAAATGTGCTCCTATTGTTACACATACGCAATCCTTACTTGCCAACATTGTCAGATACATAAATTTTGCTCTACCTCCTCATATTTTGTCCACTGCTCTTTAGGCAAGATCTGGTGTTTCAGGGACAGGTCTAGTGCTCTTTTAATGCGAAACATCCTGTCATTATAAACGTTCTCAGGAAGCCTTCTTATGGCTTCTTTCACATCTTCATCCTCATATAAAACATCATCTCGCATTAACCCTAGGACAGAACACAAGAGAGTCAGATTGAACATTCACCTCTAAAATCAGGAATTATTTTTAATGAGTAAAACAGATTATCTATAACTTAGGACTTGGGTGAAATATCAAGGGTTCATGTTACTAAGTACAGTGGAAATCTACCAACGAATGTTACACATAATAATGGAATATTTCCTAAACAACATTTAAGCCTTTTCAAATCCACTGCCACAATCTCACATTTTATCTAgccaattttaaaaatatttaaaatatctacCTTGTTTTTAAACACACATCAATGAATCATACCTGTATTTTCTTATACTTTAAATCTGAGATTGAAGAACCTTATGATGGTAGTATACTAGGGAGTCAGTAACATCTATCGGAGCTTCCATCAAGCTTCGATAGCACAAGATGAAGTTCATGGCAAATTAAAAAGTTCTGAAAGAGTTCAGGAGTCAGATAATGGTAAAGATGTCAGAcaattttaatatttgaaaaatccATACTTTCAATGTTTATGtaacttaaaatttaaaacatgaaGTGGAAAAGATGGAAGGGGGGAGTGTATTATAAGGAAAATGTCCTAATACCCTAGTTCAAGAACATAAATCATTTCTACCTCAACCACCCAGATGATTCCATTTCTCTCCTgtcaaaagaataataaaaaggaaaatgggtttaccaaaaaaaaaaaaaggacctaatTTAAAAATCTTCTGATGTACACAGGAACAATTATTTTTTGGAACTATAATGACTCTTGCAAAACCATCACTctcagaaaatgaagaaaaaaaaaaaaaaaagagagagagaaggaaacacgGATACTCACCGAATTTATTGAACCCTACAGCATTGTAATACCATT harbors:
- the LOC100669937 gene encoding cytochrome b-c1 complex subunit 7 isoform X2; translated protein: MRDDVLYEDEDVKEAIRRLPENVYNDRMFRIKRALDLSLKHQILPKEQWTKYEEDKLYLEPYLKEVIRERKEREEWAKK
- the LOC100669937 gene encoding cytochrome b-c1 complex subunit 7 isoform X1 → MAGRSSVAASGRWLNGIRKWYYNAVGFNKFGLMRDDVLYEDEDVKEAIRRLPENVYNDRMFRIKRALDLSLKHQILPKEQWTKYEEDKLYLEPYLKEVIRERKEREEWAKK